The sequence GGCGCCGCGCGTAATCGTCTTCGCTCGCGGCCGCAATCGCGTGTACGGGCCCGCGTTCCGCGACCGCGCGCACGGCGCGTACGACGTGCGCGAAATCGATGCCGAGCCGCTCCCACTTGTCGCTGACTTGAAACGCGATGCGTTCGCTGCACGGCGCGTCGTTCTCGAGCACGAGCGGCCGAAGGGGGCTCGCATCCCGTGGTATCGGTGCCTCGCCGACCAGCGAGGTGCCGAGTTGAAAGAGTACCGCACATTCGTGCGGCGCGCGCGCGTCGAGACCGGCGCTGCGCACGATTCGCTTGGTCAGCATCGATCCGGCCCACAACGTTTTGAACGGCTTGCCCCAACCGTTGACGAACCCGATCCGCTCGGGTGCGCCCACCGCGCGCGCCAGCCGGTAGCCGCCCGGATCTTCCGTCGCTACCAAGACGTGCGTGTACCGGTTCGCGCTCATCTCTTCGCCGAACGCGGCGATCGCGGCGCGGTTTTCCGGCGTGGACGAGCGCAGCGCGAAGGGCGCGAGGTAGACGCGACGTGCCGCGCGCGATGAAAAGACGCCGGCGTTGTGGGCGCGCAGGACGACGTCGACCGGGATCGCGCGCTCGCGCAGAACGGCAAGCAGCGGCACGAGCGCAAGCGCGTCCCCGATCGCATCGAGGCGGATCACGAGCACCGATGGTGAAGTCTGCGGCATGACGGCTGCCAAGATTCCCGCTTGCACGCCTCCGGCGCCTGCCGGATGACCGGCTCCTAAGTGATCGACGCTGACAACGTCGTCACGTTTGACGAACTCGAAGGCTACCGCATCGTCAAACGCTACGGCTACGTTTCGGGCGCGGCTTCGCGGCCGCGCAACCGGCTGCGCGCGACCTTTCGCAGTCTGGGCATGTTGATCGGCGTGGCGGCGGGCGAGTTCGTCAGCGATGCCGAGCAATTGCGCGGCGAGGCGCTCGAGGGCGTGTACAAACGCGCAAACTCACTCGGCGCCAATGCGGTCATCGGGCTCAGTTT comes from Candidatus Baltobacteraceae bacterium and encodes:
- a CDS encoding glycosyltransferase family 9 protein, giving the protein MQAGILAAVMPQTSPSVLVIRLDAIGDALALVPLLAVLRERAIPVDVVLRAHNAGVFSSRAARRVYLAPFALRSSTPENRAAIAAFGEEMSANRYTHVLVATEDPGGYRLARAVGAPERIGFVNGWGKPFKTLWAGSMLTKRIVRSAGLDARAPHECAVLFQLGTSLVGEAPIPRDASPLRPLVLENDAPCSERIAFQVSDKWERLGIDFAHVVRAVRAVAERGPVHAIAAASEDDYARRLEDAAQIPVERYATLEPWKEAIAGAAALVAPDSGALHVAGMVGTPTVAVFPPLRDFDLQFARWAPWAAPYRAVRAEDDWPVQVAAALGELRR
- a CDS encoding heavy metal-binding domain-containing protein; this encodes MIDADNVVTFDELEGYRIVKRYGYVSGAASRPRNRLRATFRSLGMLIGVAAGEFVSDAEQLRGEALEGVYKRANSLGANAVIGLSFHVSESADGSCKIVAFGEAVLAVPVESGDA